In the Nocardioides marmotae genome, CGCCGCACCTCCTGAGCCCAGCGGATGGCGGTGCAGCTCAAGTCCGCGAGCGCGTGTACATCCTAGGCGTGCACGTTGGACGGGAGCGTGCCCTGATGGAGACTAACGTGGCCCCGGTCGTCGAGAACGTCCCGCAGAACAACTGGGATCCGAGAGACTGGCGCGTGTCTGAACACGTTCTGCTTCCTGACCCACCTGGTGAGCAGCGCCAACGCTATGTCGTGGACGGCCCGGAGATCGACTTCATCGACACCTGGAATGAGTTGCTTGCGCGCCTTGGGCCCGAGGTCAAGTTGCCGGGTTTCCCGTTGTGGGAGCCTGTATGGCGGGCGCGTCGCCCAGTGCTGCGGGGACTTCCGCCGTGGAAGCAAGCGTTCGTCCGCTCGAACCACGACTTCTATCTGGCGAACCGAGGAGAGATTGACGCGTGGCGCCGTGCTCCCCGGAAGATTCCGATTAGCCAATTTCCTCTGAGTAGGCGCAAGTTGGAGTGGCAGGCGCAGGATGGCGAACGAGATCTTTGGCAGCATCTACTGCACATGCGACCGTCGGGAATCCGGGTGAAGCAGGCGACCTGGACGCCGGCGCTTGTCGCGATGAACCAAATTCCTATCTACGGACCGGCTCGTCGGCGTCTGACGCCTTTAGAGACGGCGCGGCTGCAGGGTTTTGACCCGGCCACGTTTAATTTCGGCGGGCAGGCCGATTCCCTCAGTTACAAGCAGATGGGGAATGCGGTCAACGTTGGAGCGGCCGCATACGTTTTTCGCCGCTTCGTCGAAGCGAATGTGAGGGACATCGAGGCCTACGGCCCGAGGGGCGAGGAGATCGTCGCGGCGGTGATGGGGCAGTCCCCGTTGGCTGTCGAAGGTGCTGCCTAGAGGCTGAAGGTCTCGTCGATGATCTTGCGGAGCATCAAAGCGCTGGCGCGATCCAGTTGTAGCGTCTGGCTGACCTTCGCCTCGCTTCGCCGGTTGTCGGATCCATACGTACTGAGTTGGAGGAGCCGCTCGCCTCCTGCGGCGACCACCTGCCAGCTGCAATCGACCTCAGTCGGGTGGACCCGGCTATTGCCGAAGGACTCCGTCAACGTCCGCACTCGCGCCATGCCGCACACGTTAGGGCTCGGATCCTTCGGCTGGGCCGCTATCGAGAATCCTGCTTCGGGTGTTCTCGACAAGGTCGGCAGCGTCGGGGACCGGGGCGTGCTCCCAGACGC is a window encoding:
- the dcm gene encoding DNA (cytosine-5-)-methyltransferase, with the translated sequence MFDFVDLFAGVGGFHAALSRVGGRAVQASEIDKRPASVYASNWGLRPDGDVRELAADPSRLVRDHAVLTGGFPCQPFSKSGRQLGIEEDRGTLFHDILTILEAKTPPVVMLENVRNIAGPRQREAWAGVVAGLRNAGYRVPSAPCVFSPHLLSPADGGAAQVRERVYILGVHVGRERALMETNVAPVVENVPQNNWDPRDWRVSEHVLLPDPPGEQRQRYVVDGPEIDFIDTWNELLARLGPEVKLPGFPLWEPVWRARRPVLRGLPPWKQAFVRSNHDFYLANRGEIDAWRRAPRKIPISQFPLSRRKLEWQAQDGERDLWQHLLHMRPSGIRVKQATWTPALVAMNQIPIYGPARRRLTPLETARLQGFDPATFNFGGQADSLSYKQMGNAVNVGAAAYVFRRFVEANVRDIEAYGPRGEEIVAAVMGQSPLAVEGAA